In one Nostoc sp. KVJ3 genomic region, the following are encoded:
- the psbN gene encoding photosystem II reaction center protein PsbN — protein MEPAIVLSISVAAVVVAITGLSIYTSFGPPSKQLNDPFDDHED, from the coding sequence ATGGAACCCGCAATAGTTCTTAGCATTTCTGTGGCCGCCGTGGTGGTTGCCATCACTGGACTGTCGATTTATACCTCCTTTGGCCCTCCTAGCAAGCAATTGAACGATCCGTTTGATGACCACGAAGATTAA